From a region of the Ovis aries strain OAR_USU_Benz2616 breed Rambouillet chromosome 2, ARS-UI_Ramb_v3.0, whole genome shotgun sequence genome:
- the IFNK gene encoding interferon kappa, producing the protein MQKLLPTEDTQVYKRHTKEYFRPKTSLSTSESCGFFTSMGEREKMITKPDGIRKYVRLACLMGLFITGILSLDCNSLNVHLRRVTWQNLRLLSRMSNSFPIECLQERKAFELPQEILSYTQPLMRNIKEAFYEMTRQAFHIFTQDTFQSTWEGKQLRQIQIGLDHQLQYLEQCLEEEEEENEDAREREEPLSAREETLRRPSGAPVLQPSNLELRRYFNRIDRFLKDKKHSHCAWEIVRVEIRRCFYFFQKLTALLRRR; encoded by the coding sequence ATGCAAAAACTCCTCCCCACCGAAGATACCCAGGTGTATAAAAGGCACACGAAGGAATACTTCAGACCTAAAACCTCATTGTCAACCTCTGAGTCTTGTGGATTTTTCACCTCCATGGGTGAGAGGGAAAAAATGATCACCAAGCCTGATGGGATTCGAAAGTATGTGAGGCTGGCGTGCCTCATGGGTCTGTTCATCACTGGCATCCTCTCTCTGGACTGTAACTCGCTGAATGTTCACCTGAGGAGAGTCACCTGGCAGAATCTGCGACTTCTGAGCAGGATGAGCAATTCATTTCCTATAGAGTGTCTACAAGAAAGAAAAGCTTTTGAGTTGCCCCAAGAGATCCTCTCATACACCCAGCCTCTGATGAGGAACATCAAGGAGGCCTTCTATGAAATGACCAGACAGGCCTTCCACATCTTCACTCAAGACACCTTCCAATCCACTTGGGAAGGGAAACAGCTGAGACAAATCCAGATCGGACTTGATCACCAGCTGCAGTACCTGGAGCAATGcttggaagaagaggaggaggaaaatgaaGATGCAAGAGAGAGGGAAGAGCCTCTCTCAGCCAGAGAGGAGACTCTCAGGAGACCCTCAGGAGCTCCAGTCCTCCAGCCGAGCAACCTAGAACTGAGGAGATATTTCAACAGGATAGACAGGTTCCTCAAAGATAAGAAACACAGTCACTGTGCCTGGGAGATTGTCCGAGTGGAAATCAGAAGGTGCTTCTACTTCTTTCAGAAACTCACAGCACTACTCAGGAGGAGATAA